In a single window of the Acidobacteriota bacterium genome:
- the secF gene encoding protein translocase subunit SecF, producing MIEIFKHANYDFLGKKWFFIGLSWLLILAGLGSMFYRAFDGKDHTHPFNMGVDFSGGTLATVKFKTAPDPNKLRQALEKQGVEGPKIIIQPVTDEIGQAPKNEVLVRLPNLSQSGQPGANANDADLGKQKILAALATFNDPSTQGKVDINTIGSDNLKSRLIEKANLDQQSAEEAAHAIVDYREKTRGGLVGDISEVKNINGVPPQISGVLDNDFFAGFASVKSAEAVSPQVGADLRNSAIVVTFVSCLAMLAFVAFRFRSWGFGIGSVIAVIHDVFVTLGIFSIMQWEINLTVVAALLTLVGYSMNDTIVIFDRIREMMKTKRREGLDKLSNDAINQTLSRTIITSGLTFLTVCAMLIFGGEVLRSFSWCLFIGILIGTYSSIYIASPFMLWWENWRTRSRAIKSGSPVNNVSPSSTDEAVAPLTSNAVTPQLLAAAGISSAPRKARKKGK from the coding sequence ATGATCGAAATTTTTAAGCACGCAAATTACGATTTTCTGGGCAAAAAGTGGTTTTTTATTGGCCTGTCATGGCTTCTGATTTTGGCTGGTTTGGGTTCGATGTTTTACCGCGCCTTTGATGGCAAAGATCATACTCACCCATTCAATATGGGAGTTGATTTTTCCGGCGGAACGCTGGCTACGGTGAAGTTCAAAACCGCTCCCGATCCAAACAAACTGCGGCAAGCCTTGGAAAAGCAGGGAGTAGAAGGACCAAAAATCATCATTCAACCTGTCACAGATGAAATCGGCCAGGCTCCCAAAAACGAGGTCTTGGTGCGGCTTCCCAACTTGAGTCAATCTGGGCAACCCGGTGCTAACGCCAACGATGCCGATCTTGGAAAGCAAAAAATATTGGCCGCTTTGGCTACCTTTAATGATCCTTCAACACAAGGCAAAGTTGACATCAATACGATTGGCAGTGACAACCTAAAGTCCAGGTTGATTGAAAAAGCCAATTTGGATCAACAAAGCGCTGAAGAGGCTGCTCATGCGATTGTTGATTATCGTGAGAAGACTCGTGGCGGATTGGTTGGCGATATCAGTGAGGTAAAAAATATCAATGGTGTGCCACCTCAGATTAGTGGGGTTTTGGATAACGATTTCTTTGCGGGTTTTGCATCGGTAAAAAGCGCCGAAGCGGTTAGTCCTCAAGTCGGCGCAGATTTGAGAAACAGTGCCATTGTCGTTACCTTTGTCTCTTGCTTGGCGATGCTTGCTTTTGTCGCATTTCGTTTTCGTTCATGGGGTTTTGGTATTGGGTCTGTAATTGCGGTCATTCACGACGTCTTTGTGACTCTCGGCATATTTTCGATAATGCAATGGGAGATCAATCTGACTGTTGTTGCTGCGTTATTGACACTCGTTGGCTATTCGATGAACGATACAATCGTGATCTTTGATCGTATTCGTGAAATGATGAAGACGAAGAGACGAGAGGGATTGGATAAGCTTTCCAATGATGCGATTAATCAAACGCTGTCTCGCACGATTATTACTTCTGGGCTGACTTTTTTGACCGTTTGCGCCATGCTTATTTTTGGTGGCGAAGTGTTGCGAAGTTTTTCCTGGTGTCTGTTTATTGGTATTTTGATTGGCACATATTCTTCAATCTATATTGCTAGCCCATTTATGCTTTGGTGGGAAAACTGGAGAACACGGTCTCGCGCTATCAAATCGGGAAGTCCAGTGAATAATGTGTCTCCATCTTCCACCGATGAGGCAGTGGCGCCCTTGACCTCTAATGCAGTGACGCCGCAATTGCTGGCCGCAGCAGGAATCTCATCTGCGCCCAGAAAGGCAAGAAAAAAAGGGAAATAG
- the tgt gene encoding tRNA guanosine(34) transglycosylase Tgt, whose product MNSEIADSLTFTVEHQDEKTLARAGRIKTAHSEIETPVFMPVGTAGTVKALTQEMLEQLDARIILGNTYHLFLRPGHEVIRQLGGLHQFISWPRSILTDSGGFQVFSLGDLRKIREEGVEFRSHLDGSKQFLSPEISMQIQHALGSDIVMCFDECTPFPATEKQAKDSLELTTRWARRSRAEFDLLKNSLLSTGKAPSLFGINQGSVYPELRRQSLEQLIEIGFEGYAIGGLSVGEEKAQMYDTTEFIAPQLPANRPRYLMGVGTPEDLIECVARGVDMFDCVMPTRNARNGQIFTSRGKVNIRNAKFIMDQRPLDEDCECAVCRRYSRAYIRHLWNCGEILASTLCSIHNLAFYLDSMRSIRQSIALGEFTSFRSSYLDKYRSSTNET is encoded by the coding sequence ATGAATTCGGAAATTGCAGATTCGCTGACTTTTACTGTCGAACATCAAGATGAGAAGACGCTGGCCCGCGCCGGGCGGATCAAAACCGCTCACAGTGAAATCGAGACGCCGGTTTTCATGCCTGTCGGCACTGCCGGGACGGTCAAGGCGCTGACGCAGGAGATGCTGGAACAGCTTGATGCGCGGATCATTCTTGGCAACACCTATCATCTGTTTTTGCGACCGGGTCACGAGGTGATTCGGCAGCTTGGCGGATTACATCAGTTCATTTCCTGGCCGCGTTCGATCCTGACCGACAGCGGAGGCTTTCAGGTTTTCAGTCTCGGCGATTTGCGCAAAATCCGGGAAGAAGGCGTCGAGTTTCGTTCGCATCTGGACGGTTCAAAGCAGTTTCTTTCGCCGGAAATTTCGATGCAGATTCAGCACGCGCTCGGTTCGGACATTGTGATGTGTTTTGACGAATGCACTCCGTTTCCCGCGACCGAAAAGCAGGCGAAAGATTCGCTGGAATTGACTACGCGCTGGGCGCGCCGCTCGCGCGCGGAGTTCGACCTGCTGAAAAATTCGCTGCTTTCAACCGGGAAAGCGCCTTCGCTCTTCGGCATCAACCAGGGCAGCGTTTACCCTGAATTACGTCGGCAGAGCCTGGAGCAATTGATCGAAATTGGGTTTGAGGGCTATGCAATTGGCGGTTTGAGCGTTGGGGAAGAGAAGGCACAAATGTACGACACCACGGAGTTTATCGCGCCGCAGCTTCCCGCGAATCGGCCGCGCTATTTGATGGGCGTCGGCACGCCTGAGGATTTGATCGAATGTGTGGCTCGCGGTGTGGATATGTTTGATTGCGTGATGCCCACGCGAAACGCGCGCAATGGCCAAATCTTCACTTCGCGCGGCAAAGTGAACATCCGCAACGCAAAATTCATCATGGATCAGCGGCCATTGGATGAGGATTGTGAATGTGCCGTATGTCGTCGGTATTCACGAGCTTACATACGGCATTTATGGAACTGCGGAGAGATTTTGGCGTCAACACTTTGCTCGATTCACAATCTGGCCTTCTACCTTGACAGCATGCGATCCATACGGCAAAGTATTGCGCTTGGTGAGTTCACATCCTTTCGCTCAAGCTACCTGGACAAATACAGAAGCAGTACAAACGAAACGTGA
- a CDS encoding energy transducer TonB, whose product MFDNLVESTKHGKENARTGRFMLITSLIYVVALLGVAVGTIVYMNPNLVDALDVQSMLAPPPPPPAAPPPQQTVVVKNIPEVTTFIPPTKPPEKIPDPTTVQSKPVVSAVSTGVPGGVPGGVIGGVPGGVVGSKGDDAPPPPPPPAPKPTPEPTPVPKKINVSGGVLQGSAIRKPAPVYPPIAKAARASGAVQVQVTISEDGRVIDAQVVSGHPLLRDAALQAARQWVFKPTELSGVPVKVQGILTFNFTLQ is encoded by the coding sequence ATGTTCGACAACTTAGTTGAATCTACAAAGCATGGTAAAGAAAATGCGCGTACCGGCCGCTTTATGCTAATAACGTCATTAATTTACGTTGTAGCATTGTTAGGTGTTGCGGTCGGCACAATTGTTTACATGAATCCGAATCTTGTGGATGCGCTTGATGTCCAATCAATGCTTGCACCGCCACCACCGCCACCGGCGGCCCCACCACCGCAACAAACCGTTGTTGTAAAAAACATTCCTGAAGTCACTACTTTTATCCCGCCGACGAAGCCTCCCGAAAAAATTCCGGACCCAACAACTGTGCAGTCTAAACCGGTTGTATCTGCCGTCTCAACAGGGGTTCCTGGGGGGGTTCCTGGAGGAGTAATAGGCGGTGTTCCAGGTGGAGTTGTTGGCTCGAAGGGAGATGATGCGCCGCCGCCGCCGCCGCCGCCTGCGCCTAAGCCCACTCCTGAGCCTACTCCTGTTCCCAAAAAGATAAATGTCTCTGGCGGTGTGTTGCAGGGCAGTGCCATCAGGAAACCTGCGCCTGTCTACCCACCAATTGCTAAAGCTGCGCGTGCGTCCGGTGCTGTTCAAGTCCAAGTGACAATTTCTGAAGATGGCCGTGTTATTGATGCACAGGTTGTCAGTGGCCATCCGCTGTTGAGAGATGCCGCACTACAGGCGGCCAGGCAATGGGTTTTCAAACCGACTGAACTGTCGGGTGTCCCGGTGAAAGTGCAAGGGATTTTGACTTTTAACTTTACTCTACAATAA
- a CDS encoding MotA/TolQ/ExbB proton channel family protein — translation MMILLSQVWLAVNLFAFALAEGGEAQAFDFSLMGMLRNMGPVALGVVVVLLIMSIWSIAIMVERYLTFSAAKNQSREFAQKVAQSLKSQKIDEAISLSDKYKKSHLAMVVNAGLQEFRAHQLSSDISGEIVDSSKRALQRASAIKIAEFKRGLSGLATIGSTAPFVGLFGTVFGIINAFQGMRSAESAGISAVAGGIAEALFTTAFGLLVAVPAVWLFNYFTSKVDNFVVEMDNSSAELIDYFLKQRGKK, via the coding sequence ATGATGATTTTGCTTAGCCAAGTTTGGTTGGCAGTCAATTTGTTTGCTTTCGCATTAGCTGAAGGGGGAGAAGCTCAGGCCTTCGACTTTTCACTAATGGGAATGCTTCGCAACATGGGACCTGTTGCGCTTGGAGTGGTAGTTGTGCTGTTGATCATGTCAATCTGGTCAATTGCCATCATGGTTGAGAGGTATTTGACTTTCAGCGCTGCCAAAAATCAATCGCGCGAATTTGCTCAAAAAGTCGCCCAATCATTGAAAAGTCAGAAAATTGACGAAGCAATCAGTCTTTCAGACAAGTACAAGAAAAGCCATCTTGCGATGGTGGTAAACGCCGGGTTGCAAGAGTTTCGTGCTCATCAGCTTTCAAGTGACATTTCGGGTGAGATTGTTGATTCGTCCAAACGAGCTTTGCAGCGCGCTTCCGCAATCAAAATTGCGGAGTTTAAGCGTGGCCTTTCTGGTCTGGCTACGATTGGCTCTACCGCGCCTTTCGTGGGACTGTTTGGCACGGTTTTCGGAATTATCAATGCTTTCCAGGGAATGCGTAGTGCGGAGTCTGCCGGTATTTCTGCGGTAGCAGGTGGAATCGCGGAAGCTCTCTTTACCACGGCTTTCGGATTGCTCGTTGCGGTTCCGGCAGTTTGGCTGTTCAACTACTTCACAAGCAAGGTGGATAACTTTGTCGTGGAAATGGATAACTCGTCT
- the secD gene encoding protein translocase subunit SecD, with protein MNKNLRTRGIIIAVLTVGCLIILFGPWNKQKGYARSANDFFKPSNLKRNLSENIRLGLDLKGGTHLVMQVQADEAIKYITDGDVQKGKDELKKDGIQFTDIKSPAPGWIVVENQNPADQEKIQSKFFTFMPSDGWDVTTSSNPSSVTFKLTNRYANQIRKEATEQAKTIIEQRINQFGVAEPTVQLRGREEDHQILLQMPGVDNPERVKELLKVTARLEIRPADGQKYDTKEQAEAALAGNTNKEVLPYREKKADGTNDTGWYIVDKAAVINGSDLREARGVPNQQGFGYYVGFSLKPGGAEKFGTWTENNIGNYLAVVLENEIRSVAVVRNKITDSGQIEGNFTQQQAEDLGLVLRSGALPAGITYIEERTVGPSLGADSIRQGIFASAVGLGLVIVFMLFYYRLSGVNAVVALVLNLIILLAGLVLFSATLTLPGIAGVILLIGMAVDSNVLIFERIREELKAGKIVSSAVDTGFNKALVTIIDTHVTTIVSSAFLYIFGTGPVRGFAVTLTIGLLANLFTAVYVSRSMFFWVLSRGGRKVETISI; from the coding sequence ATGAACAAGAATCTTCGTACTCGTGGAATCATCATCGCCGTTCTGACGGTTGGCTGTTTGATTATTCTGTTTGGTCCCTGGAACAAGCAAAAGGGCTATGCGCGTAGCGCAAACGATTTCTTCAAGCCTTCCAACCTGAAGCGGAACCTGTCGGAAAATATTCGACTTGGTCTTGATCTCAAAGGTGGAACGCATTTGGTGATGCAGGTTCAGGCTGATGAAGCGATTAAATACATCACCGATGGCGATGTGCAAAAGGGGAAAGACGAACTGAAGAAAGATGGGATTCAGTTCACCGATATCAAATCTCCGGCTCCAGGATGGATTGTTGTTGAAAACCAGAACCCAGCCGATCAGGAAAAGATTCAATCGAAATTCTTTACCTTTATGCCGAGCGATGGTTGGGACGTCACAACCAGCAGTAATCCTTCTTCAGTAACGTTCAAACTCACCAATCGCTATGCCAACCAAATCCGCAAGGAAGCGACCGAACAAGCCAAGACAATTATCGAGCAGCGTATTAATCAGTTCGGTGTGGCGGAACCAACCGTGCAGTTGCGCGGACGAGAAGAAGACCACCAAATTTTGCTTCAGATGCCGGGGGTAGACAATCCGGAGCGTGTGAAGGAATTGTTGAAGGTGACTGCGCGACTCGAAATTCGGCCTGCCGACGGCCAGAAGTATGATACGAAAGAACAGGCAGAGGCTGCGTTAGCCGGTAATACGAATAAAGAGGTTTTACCCTATCGGGAAAAGAAAGCTGATGGCACAAATGACACTGGTTGGTACATTGTTGATAAAGCCGCAGTGATCAATGGAAGTGACTTGCGTGAGGCCCGTGGTGTCCCGAATCAACAAGGATTTGGCTATTATGTGGGGTTTTCACTGAAACCGGGCGGAGCGGAAAAATTCGGCACCTGGACGGAAAACAACATTGGGAATTATCTGGCTGTCGTTTTGGAGAATGAAATTCGCAGCGTTGCGGTTGTCAGAAACAAAATCACTGACAGCGGCCAGATTGAAGGCAATTTCACGCAGCAGCAGGCTGAAGACCTTGGTTTAGTTTTGCGCTCCGGAGCATTGCCTGCCGGAATCACCTACATCGAAGAACGTACGGTTGGCCCTTCGCTTGGTGCCGACTCCATTCGGCAAGGAATTTTCGCGTCGGCGGTAGGGCTTGGATTGGTTATTGTGTTTATGCTCTTTTACTATCGGCTGTCTGGTGTGAACGCCGTTGTCGCTCTCGTCTTGAATCTAATCATTCTTCTTGCTGGTCTGGTGTTATTTAGCGCGACCTTGACCTTGCCTGGAATTGCCGGTGTGATTCTGTTGATTGGTATGGCTGTTGACTCAAATGTGCTGATTTTTGAGCGAATTCGCGAAGAACTCAAAGCGGGCAAGATTGTTTCCTCCGCGGTTGACACTGGCTTTAACAAGGCTTTGGTGACTATCATTGATACTCACGTAACTACTATTGTCTCATCGGCCTTCCTCTACATTTTTGGCACCGGCCCAGTAAGAGGATTTGCGGTCACGCTGACGATAGGTTTGCTTGCAAACTTGTTTACGGCCGTTTATGTGTCACGCTCAATGTTCTTTTGGGTTTTGAGCCGCGGCGGGCGAAAAGTTGAAACGATAAGCATCTGA
- the yajC gene encoding preprotein translocase subunit YajC, whose protein sequence is MSQLIALFLILQGFGSLGPLIPMLLVFVLFYFLIIVPQRKRQRAVDDMLNNLKAGDRVVTNGGLYGQIVSVRDDKRTVQLKIAENVRVEVARTAISGLQENPEQKS, encoded by the coding sequence ATGTCACAACTGATCGCCTTGTTTCTGATTCTGCAAGGATTCGGCTCTTTGGGACCCTTGATCCCAATGCTGCTGGTCTTCGTACTTTTCTATTTTTTGATAATTGTTCCCCAACGCAAAAGACAGCGAGCCGTGGATGACATGCTCAACAACCTGAAAGCAGGTGACAGGGTTGTGACCAACGGCGGACTTTATGGACAAATTGTCAGTGTGCGCGATGACAAGCGCACGGTTCAACTGAAAATCGCCGAAAACGTGAGGGTCGAAGTGGCTCGGACGGCGATTTCAGGGCTTCAGGAAAATCCTGAGCAGAAAAGCTGA